The Mauremys reevesii isolate NIE-2019 linkage group 22, ASM1616193v1, whole genome shotgun sequence genomic interval ggctcagggcagagcctggctctgagcgtcccaCTGGCGCAGAGACCCTCGATCAGGGGCGTGAACAGGAATAAAAATGTGGCTGCTTTTGGAGGGGCActttgtgtgcccccccccagccagaggaGCTGGCTCTGCTCCCGGAGGAGTTCTGAGCTCTGGCCCCACTGATTTGGGGGGGGCCCTGTGCCTGCTTCCCCCCTTGCACATGCCCCTGAGGATCcaactgggtgtggggctgggagcagggatgctgagccgggcccctcacctgctaccaccagctccacggggtcacTGGGATGCGAAGAAGCAGACAGGTCCGTTTTGTTGCTGTATCGGCAGCGGTAGCTCCCTGCGTCTCTGCGTCTCACACTGCGGATGGAAAACTCAGCCAGGTTCCCAGCCGGCTCCGCGACCTGCAGCGCGGTTGAGTTTCCATCTTTGTACAGAAGGAACCTCATGTTCTGGTACCGACCCCGACACTGGATGGTCACGGCTCCCCCCGGGGTCACCCCcgtgctggggctcagggagatggagggtttggAGTAGTAGGTCTCTGCAGCGAGAAGGAGACAGGCCGTGGTACGGACCCCAGCACAGTCACTGTGCCCCGTCCTCCCCACACGGTCCCAGAGATGGGCCCCTGGGGGAAAACCCAGCCAGAGGAACCTCTCTGAGATCCCAGAGATTCCTGGGAGCTGCGCCTGGAACAGCCTAAAATCCAGAGCACCCCTCTGCACCCATCTAAATACTTAATGGGGCCTcacagcctgggagccaggactcctgggttctatcactggctctgggaggggagtggggtctagtggttagattgggagggggctgggagtcagaggtgctgggtgctgcacagacagagTGAGAAAAGCCCCCACCCTTAAGCCAGTTCGTCAGGATCTAACCAGACacaaggtgcaggagggatgatTATCCCCCATTCGTAcaaggggaaacggaggcacaggcAGGTTAAGTGACACTCCAAGGAGTGTCCCAGCTGCCCAGAGACCCCATGACGGTCTAGCCGAAGTCACCCCTgactgcactgggggcagggctgggttctgaTCCCAGCCCACCAGGAGGTGACCATATTTcgctatgctgaatatgggacatcTGGTAAAGCTACTCTGTTCAAGCGAGTTCAATGGCAACCAGCCAGAACTACGCAGCACAAACAATCAAATTAACATCacgttgactgagcccctgttgaAGAGAAATACTGCCTAGCTGGATTCTTTTGATcgaccttcttatctttaaggctttagggctcacatggggaggggtgacacacac includes:
- the LOC120388373 gene encoding platelet glycoprotein VI-like: MASALMILFLGCWLAGQSGVSGQTYYSKPSISLSPSTGVTPGGAVTIQCRGRYQNMRFLLYKDGNSTALQVAEPAGNLAEFSIRSVRRRDAGSYRCRYSNKTDLSASSHPSDPVELVVAEGTDPAGTQQPDPPTTKLEGEGGTDPTPLRMTTAPTQPGSAGPGPVAYRISLLACIYVSFLIV